The proteins below are encoded in one region of Scomber japonicus isolate fScoJap1 chromosome 2, fScoJap1.pri, whole genome shotgun sequence:
- the LOC128376187 gene encoding probable E3 ubiquitin-protein ligase TRIML1 isoform X3, with amino-acid sequence MSAASCLRSEDQFLCSICLDVFTDPVTTPCGHNFCKNCINEHWNSDDQYLCPMCKEVFYGRPDLKVNTFISEMVSQFRQEAQQKASSSSSEQQAAKPGEVPCDVCTGTKLKALKSCLVCLTSYCETHLEPHLTALGLKRHQLIDPVENLEDRMCMKHDKPLELFCKTDQTCVCMLCSVLDHKTHEFVPLKEEYEGKKAELGKTEAEIQEMIQKRRLKIQEIKHSVDLKKQAEDFIKELEQEISELKKRRSEVEKLSHSEDHLHLLQNFPSLKAAPPTKDWTEVSVRPSYEGTVVKAVAQLEMTLRKQMKKMFEAELKRIQQYAVDVTLDPDTAHPQLILSDDGKQVNYGDVKKNLPDNPERFSNCCCVLGKQSLSSGRFYFEVQVKGKTKWTLGVARESINRKENIPLSPEDGYWTICLRNGNEYSANNSPPVCLSLKSRPQKVGVFVDYEEGLVSFYDVNTADLICTFNNRSFTEKLHPYFNPCPTDDGRNSTPLVICPVNNTE; translated from the exons atgtctgctgccagctgtctgagatctgaagatcagtttctgtgctccatctgtctggatgtgttcactgatccagtcaccacaccatgtggacacaacttctgcaaaaactgcatcaatgaGCACTGGAACAGTGATGACCAGTACCTGTGTCCAATGTGTAAAGAGGTTTTCTACGGAAGACCTGACTTGAAAGTCAACACTTTCATCTCTGAGATGgtttctcagttcagacaggaagctcaacagaaagccagcagcagcagctcagagcaacaagctgccaaaccaggagaagttccctgtgacgtctgtactggaaccaaactgaaggccctgaagtcctgtctggtgtgtctgacctcctactgtgagactcacctggagcctcatctgacagctttaggtctgaaaagacatcagctgatcgaccctgtggagaacctggaagacaggatgtgtatgaagcacgataaacctctggagctgttctgtaagaccgaccagacatgtgtctgcatgctttgctctgttttagaccacaagacacatgagtttgttcctctgaaagaagaatatgaaggaaagaaggcagagctggggaagacagaggctgaaattcaggagatgatccagaagagacgactgaagattcaagagatcaaacactcagttgacctca agaaacaggctgaagacttcatcaaagagctggaacaggaaatctctgagctgaagaagagaagatctgaggtggagaagctctcacactctgaagaccacctccacctcctccaaaacttcccgtccctgaaagctgctccacccaccaaagactggacagaggtcAGCGTCCGTCCATCATATGAGGGGACTGTGGTGaaagctgtggctcagctggagaTGACTCtcagaaaacagatgaaaaagatgtttgaggctgagctgaagaggatccagcagtatgcagtggatgtgactcttgatcctgatacagcacatcctcagctcatcctgtctgatgatgggaaacaagtaaATTATGGCGATGTGAAGAAGAATCTCCCAGACAACCCAGAGAGATTTTCTAATTGTTGCTGTGTgttaggaaagcagagtttgtcttcaggcagattttactttgaggttcaaGTTAAAGGGAAGACTAAATGGACtttaggagtggccagagagtcgatcaacaggaaagaaaacatcCCACTCAGCCCTGAGGATGGTTACTGGACTATTTGtttgagaaatggaaatgagtacaGTGCAAATAATAGCCCtccagtctgtctctctctgaagtctcgtcctcagaaggtgggggtgtttgtggattatgaggagggtctggtctccttttatgatgtaaatactgcAGATCTTATTTGCACCTTTAATAACcgctccttcactgagaaactccaCCCATACTTCAATCCCTGTCCTACCGATGATGGTAGAAACTCCACCCCTCTGGTCATCTGTCCTGTTAATAACACTGAATAA
- the LOC128376187 gene encoding E3 ubiquitin-protein ligase TRIM39-like isoform X1 — translation MSAASCLRSEDQFLCSICLDVFTDPVTTPCGHNFCKNCINEHWNSDDQYLCPMCKEVFYGRPDLKVNTFISEMVSQFRQEAQQKASSSSSEQQAAKPGEVPCDVCTGTKLKALKSCLVCLTSYCETHLEPHLTALGLKRHQLIDPVENLEDRMCMKHDKPLELFCKTDQTCVCMLCSVLDHKTHEFVPLKEEYEGKKAELGKTEAEIQEMIQKRRLKIQEIKHSVDLSKEAADREKAEGVQVFTALMESVERSLNELIETIEEKQRTTEKQAEDFIKELEQEISELKKRRSEVEKLSHSEDHLHLLQNFPSLKAAPPTKDWTEVSVRPSYEGTVVKAVAQLEMTLRKQMKKMFEAELKRIQQYAVDVTLDPDTAHPQLILSDDGKQVNYGDVKKNLPDNPERFSNCCCVLGKQSLSSGRFYFEVQVKGKTKWTLGVARESINRKENIPLSPEDGYWTICLRNGNEYSANNSPPVCLSLKSRPQKVGVFVDYEEGLVSFYDVNTADLICTFNNRSFTEKLHPYFNPCPTDDGRNSTPLVICPVNNTE, via the coding sequence atgtctgctgccagctgtctgagatctgaagatcagtttctgtgctccatctgtctggatgtgttcactgatccagtcaccacaccatgtggacacaacttctgcaaaaactgcatcaatgaGCACTGGAACAGTGATGACCAGTACCTGTGTCCAATGTGTAAAGAGGTTTTCTACGGAAGACCTGACTTGAAAGTCAACACTTTCATCTCTGAGATGgtttctcagttcagacaggaagctcaacagaaagccagcagcagcagctcagagcaacaagctgccaaaccaggagaagttccctgtgacgtctgtactggaaccaaactgaaggccctgaagtcctgtctggtgtgtctgacctcctactgtgagactcacctggagcctcatctgacagctttaggtctgaaaagacatcagctgatcgaccctgtggagaacctggaagacaggatgtgtatgaagcacgataaacctctggagctgttctgtaagaccgaccagacatgtgtctgcatgctttgctctgttttagaccacaagacacatgagtttgttcctctgaaagaagaatatgaaggaaagaaggcagagctggggaagacagaggctgaaattcaggagatgatccagaagagacgactgaagattcaagagatcaaacactcagttgacctcagtaaggaagctgcagacagagagaaagcagaaggtgttcaggtcttcaccgctctgatggagtctgttgagagaagcctgaatgagctcattgagacgattgaagagaagcaaagaacaacagagaaacaggctgaagacttcatcaaagagctggaacaggaaatctctgagctgaagaagagaagatctgaggtggagaagctctcacactctgaagaccacctccacctcctccaaaacttcccgtccctgaaagctgctccacccaccaaagactggacagaggtcAGCGTCCGTCCATCATATGAGGGGACTGTGGTGaaagctgtggctcagctggagaTGACTCtcagaaaacagatgaaaaagatgtttgaggctgagctgaagaggatccagcagtatgcagtggatgtgactcttgatcctgatacagcacatcctcagctcatcctgtctgatgatgggaaacaagtaaATTATGGCGATGTGAAGAAGAATCTCCCAGACAACCCAGAGAGATTTTCTAATTGTTGCTGTGTgttaggaaagcagagtttgtcttcaggcagattttactttgaggttcaaGTTAAAGGGAAGACTAAATGGACtttaggagtggccagagagtcgatcaacaggaaagaaaacatcCCACTCAGCCCTGAGGATGGTTACTGGACTATTTGtttgagaaatggaaatgagtacaGTGCAAATAATAGCCCtccagtctgtctctctctgaagtctcgtcctcagaaggtgggggtgtttgtggattatgaggagggtctggtctccttttatgatgtaaatactgcAGATCTTATTTGCACCTTTAATAACcgctccttcactgagaaactccaCCCATACTTCAATCCCTGTCCTACCGATGATGGTAGAAACTCCACCCCTCTGGTCATCTGTCCTGTTAATAACACTGAATAA
- the LOC128376187 gene encoding E3 ubiquitin-protein ligase TRIM39-like isoform X2: MSAASCLRSEDQFLCSICLDVFTDPVTTPCGHNFCKNCINEHWNSDDQYLCPMCKEVFYGRPDLKVNTFISEMVSHSSEQQAAKPGEVPCDVCTGTKLKALKSCLVCLTSYCETHLEPHLTALGLKRHQLIDPVENLEDRMCMKHDKPLELFCKTDQTCVCMLCSVLDHKTHEFVPLKEEYEGKKAELGKTEAEIQEMIQKRRLKIQEIKHSVDLSKEAADREKAEGVQVFTALMESVERSLNELIETIEEKQRTTEKQAEDFIKELEQEISELKKRRSEVEKLSHSEDHLHLLQNFPSLKAAPPTKDWTEVSVRPSYEGTVVKAVAQLEMTLRKQMKKMFEAELKRIQQYAVDVTLDPDTAHPQLILSDDGKQVNYGDVKKNLPDNPERFSNCCCVLGKQSLSSGRFYFEVQVKGKTKWTLGVARESINRKENIPLSPEDGYWTICLRNGNEYSANNSPPVCLSLKSRPQKVGVFVDYEEGLVSFYDVNTADLICTFNNRSFTEKLHPYFNPCPTDDGRNSTPLVICPVNNTE; the protein is encoded by the exons atgtctgctgccagctgtctgagatctgaagatcagtttctgtgctccatctgtctggatgtgttcactgatccagtcaccacaccatgtggacacaacttctgcaaaaactgcatcaatgaGCACTGGAACAGTGATGACCAGTACCTGTGTCCAATGTGTAAAGAGGTTTTCTACGGAAGACCTGACTTGAAAGTCAACACTTTCATCTCTGAGATGgtttctca cagctcagagcaacaagctgccaaaccaggagaagttccctgtgacgtctgtactggaaccaaactgaaggccctgaagtcctgtctggtgtgtctgacctcctactgtgagactcacctggagcctcatctgacagctttaggtctgaaaagacatcagctgatcgaccctgtggagaacctggaagacaggatgtgtatgaagcacgataaacctctggagctgttctgtaagaccgaccagacatgtgtctgcatgctttgctctgttttagaccacaagacacatgagtttgttcctctgaaagaagaatatgaaggaaagaaggcagagctggggaagacagaggctgaaattcaggagatgatccagaagagacgactgaagattcaagagatcaaacactcagttgacctcagtaaggaagctgcagacagagagaaagcagaaggtgttcaggtcttcaccgctctgatggagtctgttgagagaagcctgaatgagctcattgagacgattgaagagaagcaaagaacaacagagaaacaggctgaagacttcatcaaagagctggaacaggaaatctctgagctgaagaagagaagatctgaggtggagaagctctcacactctgaagaccacctccacctcctccaaaacttcccgtccctgaaagctgctccacccaccaaagactggacagaggtcAGCGTCCGTCCATCATATGAGGGGACTGTGGTGaaagctgtggctcagctggagaTGACTCtcagaaaacagatgaaaaagatgtttgaggctgagctgaagaggatccagcagtatgcagtggatgtgactcttgatcctgatacagcacatcctcagctcatcctgtctgatgatgggaaacaagtaaATTATGGCGATGTGAAGAAGAATCTCCCAGACAACCCAGAGAGATTTTCTAATTGTTGCTGTGTgttaggaaagcagagtttgtcttcaggcagattttactttgaggttcaaGTTAAAGGGAAGACTAAATGGACtttaggagtggccagagagtcgatcaacaggaaagaaaacatcCCACTCAGCCCTGAGGATGGTTACTGGACTATTTGtttgagaaatggaaatgagtacaGTGCAAATAATAGCCCtccagtctgtctctctctgaagtctcgtcctcagaaggtgggggtgtttgtggattatgaggagggtctggtctccttttatgatgtaaatactgcAGATCTTATTTGCACCTTTAATAACcgctccttcactgagaaactccaCCCATACTTCAATCCCTGTCCTACCGATGATGGTAGAAACTCCACCCCTCTGGTCATCTGTCCTGTTAATAACACTGAATAA